In Cryptomeria japonica chromosome 5, Sugi_1.0, whole genome shotgun sequence, the genomic window ttgaaactcacaagatccaatcccacacaatgcaagattgaattctaaatgagtttcaagggttgagacaacaaggataccctcttttgtaaagaatgcagatagaaggattgaactaggagtgtatgtaaaagtaagaaagattcgcttgtagacggagatagggacacgggatgaaactgcggacctgaaattagcagtaaaatgtcgagatgatgctgtcctgcaagtttgagcgaaagttgacgggacgatggcgcccggagtgcacatggtcctccgaaaaatccgcgaaacgaagggggatctattcgtctctgcacaaggattccagatcttcaattacaaccgcgtacctgcaacctacacaaaaaaaagagaggatgattggggggttagggattcggggtttgccttcaggtcaaaccccggttttggaattaaccaagaaatgagaatgctataaatgtaagtgtttgtaatataatcaagtattgataccttgttgtaagaatgtttgtattcttacatgtgaaggtgtaatgatgttgtatgttgtatgttgtaggtgatctcctcttcaatggttgaatccttgtcttgaatgcaacacctagccttgaatggagacctggaatgctcaattgcttgaaggaatgcttgaatgtttgtctATCATAAGTTTGCCTTCTCCCAACTCCACTTATCTCACTTCTGccaaaatgggaggggaaatgtagtttatatacttgtcaattagggttaggagactgatttttccgaccttaggccgacctaggaacattattttccaaattgcaaacttgaagacccgatgcccaacaagagaccgggcccaaaatagggccagggaccagggcgctgggcgccatggtcccacctccagggacagcagggtgcaaggaggatcaggccaaggtgcagaaagatgcagtttttgatgtcgtaaacaggtttcggggtctccattcaggttcaacgttgcaccgccatcgtgaagacccaaatgcaatcgaaattgcaagtgtcgcaattttacgacgctacaacctTAAACTACCCTAGattaaaactacaaacataatttACAAGTATGCAAACAATTTATGGTCAAGCCTTAAAGAGAAGTTTTTTCGATATTAAGAAAAATAAACTCTCGAAGTATTACCAAACACACTGGCTCAAGCAAAGACCAATATTCCACCATAAACAAGAATTTGAAATCAAGAACACAAAGATCTACAAATCATTCAAGGATGAAATTATTAATTTGCAATCTACATTTGATTCAATTAATGGAATTACAAACATAAGTTCCACAATGGCTCTGGCTAAACACCAGTTTTTGTAGCATAAGCTTGTCTTCCGCCACAAATAACCAAAAGTAGGTAAATTCGAATTCGAGGAAGAGTGGACTCtagaatcaaaataaaataaaaaagtactcTCCTACTAATGAATAGCAACAAGGGCAAACAAGAACCCCAAAAGATGTGTGCTagtgaatattaaaaaataatctcATTGAATATCCCTATTCGTGTGTGTAAAATGGAGGAATCATTTGAACCATCATTGGTCAATATGAGAGATATTGCTCATCAAAGAAAATCCAAGGTTAGAGGACCATGTTGGGATATCCTAGGAGGAACCAAAGCACTTCTTATAGAAAATCCCCTAACATCCAAGGCTAGTGTGGCTCCCATTGTAAAAAGAAGCTCATGATGAATCTGGCCTTGTGGAGAGGGAGTGGCCAATAAGTAGTTGATCCATATTGCCAAAATGGGGCCAAGTCATGCCAATAGGAATGAGCAAAGCCATGCTGATGTTGAGGGAGGGTAGGTGGCAAAATCAGAATAGCAATGATGTGTTGAGAGAAGGGCTGCCTATTTGATCTATCAACTCTAATATGTTTAGTATAGGTATAAAAAGATTGTTCTGTGTTGCTTGTCCCCTACATTGTTTGGAGAAAATTGCAGATCAACATTTAAAGAGGTGCAAAAACTGAAAATTATGCACTTAAAagcttaaaattaatttaaatcatAACTAAAAACTTGAACTCCGCAATAAATCAACTGATTTAACAATAATTCGAAAATCTATAGAAcattaaaaaacatataaaatttcaAAAGCATTATTCAAAAACATTATTCAAAAACTATGTTACTGGATTGTCCCTTGCAGCTCTGGTTCCCGAGTCAATCCAATTGGGAGTTCATTTTTTTTAGCGGGCCCATTCCAGATAAACCCATGCATTTGTTTTAAATATTCCATGTGAATCCGTCAAAGATCTGTCCATGGTGTTGATGGTCATGCTACAAAACCAAATGTCTTGGCCATTATATCTTGCACCCGAGCTTACGTCTCAACTTCCCTCCCCAAATAGTGAAAAATTGTGTCAACTAATTGAATGTCATCAGATCACATTATTCTTTAGTTATTTCTTGCTAGGCTTTTAAGGTTCCCATTATTGCGTTAGCTCTCTCATTGATCCATTTGTAGGAAGTCCATGGGATGATAGATGCCTCGAACAATTTTTGTACATCAATTTTTCATGCTCAATGTTTTCacattcaatattttaaaaaattggttCTTTGTTTCCATCCTTTATTTGTAGAATTAGTTTTGTGTTTTCATCATTTATATATAATTTTGTGGGGATGAAGCCAAAATGTATCAGtccccaaatttttttttgaccAAACTCATGAATTGAACTGAAAAACTCAAACTCAAACCAACACCTGGATTGGTAACATAGTTCAAAACCATGCATAGTATGGAATTCATGGAACATATTCCTGATTTCCTTTATATATAGATCAAAAGACAAGTTCAATATGTATGAACTTCAAGTTTCTATATCAAATCGTAAATTTCTTCTATAGCTAAACCTCCAAAAAATCTGCTGGTGCTAAGCAGTTGTTGTGAAACTAGATGGACATCTGCATTGTTGTCAATAACACATCTCTGAACTTTGAACTTTAAACTTTAAAGGCATACCCAATTCAAAATTAAAAAGGATGTCCGTGAGCAGTATAACGGTAATTGGATAGCCACTGAAAAAATTAAAACCAATACTTGCAGGCTTGAAGCAACAATTAACAAACACTGTAAAGTCTTAAACAAAATTCTCACCCCCAGCAGCTAACTTGCCACAAATACAATTGCCCCACAGTAAACAAAAAATCAAAGCCCTCACACACAGAGGAAAGCCCTCAAAAAGCTGTGAAAAACCACTATGGAAGTCAAACCTGCCCCAAGAATAAGCCTCCTGCTCTTAACGTATAATTGACTAAAAATAGCAAGTTTGAAAGGTGATTTCATCCATGGTAGATCATCTGAAGAAACTTGAAATTGATGCCTCACCATGACTTGAATCTGGAAACCCTAGCTGTCTtaattcaaatagaaaatgaaaatgttagGTTTTTATCAAACCGTCAATGCTTCCTAATGGTGAAAGTTGCTGAAATCTTCAAGCTCCTTAACCCTCTTGGTTGCACTTGGACACTTCCGACAAACAAAATAGCAGAGAAGTGCTAGGTGCTTGCTTGAAAGGCCTTCTACCATTTTGCCTTTAGCCAACTTTTGTTAAAAACACCCATCTAGCGGTGACTTGCTTTGTGAAAGTGTGCACTTGGGAGACTTTTAATACTCTACTTTCAGATGACATGAAAAGTACACACTTGGAGGTGATCTGCCACTTACATTTGGTCTTTAACTGGAAAAGCACGTGCTTCGGGACCCTCTAGCACTTTTGCATGCCTTAAGAATCGTTTGTCCACTTAACTTTTTGGCTCTAACTTAAAATGCACTCTCCTTGTTGTACCCATACAATTATTTTGTCTTGTGTAATGTTTTAAGCTAAAACCTTGTTTCTAGATTAAACACGTCACTGCCTTTATAGGTCCAAGCGAAAGAGCTTTCCAACACATATGTACAAGCATAGGCACAAAGGAACACAACCTAGAAGCCTAATCAAAGCATGGGCACTGGAAACTATAGCCAATGATATGCTGGCTTAGAAAAAACCAAATCCTAATGGCTGCAAGTGATCTGATTCATCAGAATATTATTTTCAGTCAAGCACTACATTGTACAAAGAAGCCCCATGGCATAAGGCCATGGACAAACTGCAAAATGCCCCTTGCCTCTATCAAAAACAATCTTCTTTATAGAACCACCTCATCTAGACTTGATAATGCATTTACTCAGGCTGCAACATTAGGTATCTTACACATTCTGGCACTAACATGCCATCAAATACTTAATGGATATGGATCTGACCACCTGTTAGAGTTATCAATATAGTTCAACCACAAAAAATAGGAGCCAGACTCATCTACTCTTAGACAATTATCCAATCGCTGAGCATATGAGGTAGCATGGTGAACATTCTGAACAATAAAGTTTGACAGCGCAATTAACATATATGGGAGAAAAAAGACATTCACAACACCTGCCTACATCATTCATATGTTAGCTAACTTTCCAAGTGAGTCAAGACCAATGTTAAAAGCCCCAGACTCACAAGGTACAGAGAAATATAGTTGATTTGAGTTGAGAATTGCATATAGAATTTTTTGTCCCTGCATTTTGGTCTGAAAATGCCTAGCCTTACGCAAAGCAAAACCCTTCTCAATGAATGAAAAATGGTCCTCAATAAGTTGGAAAAACCCAAACTCACTTGTATACTCACCAAGGTCTTGAATACAAACGAGGCTGCCAGCACATATTGTCATTACCAATGGTGAAACAATTGATACAAACACTGATACACTCATTCTTGTCTGAATCATATGCATGATTCAAGTTCACTTTCACACCATCAGCATAAAGATCAACCTCATGAGGCACCTCAGACAAGTGATCAAGATCCTCAAACTGCTCTGTTGTTCTAAGTTCTTCATTGCAACCTACTGAAATGAAACCACTGCTATAATCAGGCACATGGCAAAACTCTTCTTCACTTTGCAGGCTAACATTTAAACCCCACTAAAAACACAAATGTTTGGTAGCAGCATGCTCCTCAATTGGATAAACATTAGAATCCTCTTAGAAATCAGTTCCACCATGTAGTCTATTCATATCTAATTCTAAAGACTCTAGGGGCTATAAACACAATATCCATGAGTTATGAAACAAGTAGAAATGTTTGGATCAGATGAGTGTCCGGATCAGCACTTTTAAACAGCCAGCAAAGGAAGAAAAAGCATGGGGCATGTCTCTTCAAAAACTTTCCTTATCCCCCTCAACATGAAAATCTGCAATCCATCATCAGCATGTACTTCTCTATTAGCAAAGTTGTCCACAGTAAACATGCATTCAGAATACCACCTTTATCAGCACCATCGTTTTGATTTGAAGACCCATCCATCTCATTACCACAGAAACAAACTTGTACAGCAAAGGCATCACTAGAAACACAATCCTTGAAGGAAATAAAAAATGGAAGCTCATCAAGCAAGAAACCAAATTATTCTTCCTTGAAATGAACATTTACATGCACTATATCAGCATAAATAATTCTAGAAACAAAGTCTTCAAACTAAAAATTAATGCATGCATTTGTCAATTCATCTACATGGTTGTTACACGATGTAGAATTGCATGCTGCTTCCTCCATAGGGCATGCACTGGTAGAAATGTCAGCATTAGTATCATAGGAGTTTGGGGAAAAAGCCCCAAGCAAGGTCCAAGGGGATCTTCAAACCCACACAAAAATTCATGGCACACCCCATTTTCACAATCTCATAACTTTGTTTTCTGCAACATCAAGTCTTTACTGTTTTTGAAACTCAGGAGTGATTTGGAATGAGGCTTAGATgcctatttataagtttttaatGATTGCTTACGGTGTGGGTGGGGCCCATGGACCATTAAGGTTCACATTTCTGGCACAAAGacccaaaaaataatatttttttttaaaatgagttTTTCACTTATCTACCACAGGAACTCCTAGCCTCCTAGGAGCCTCTAGTGCGGTCAAGAGAAACCTAGGTATCCCCTTAGAGTCTTGACACTTTCTCCAAACTAGGGGACATCCTGAAAACACCCCCAAGTAGGTGGTGGTGGTGGCAGCACGATGGAGGGACATTTCCCTCaagtcccaacatttctgaaacaTCCCCATCCCGAAAACACATGGTTGGAGGAGACATGTCCCTAAGGGGAGACATGCCCCTGTAGAACAAGGATTTTAATCGCATGCAAAATTAGAGGGATGTTTCCCCCAAGTCCCAACATCTCTGAAACATCCCCATCCCCAAAAATGCATGGTTGGGAGAGACGTGTCCCTGTGGTACAACCGTACAAGTGTTTTAACTGCATGCAAAATATTGTAAAATCTTATAAATAAGTGCTCTATGCACTTAAATTTTTATGGGATGATTATTTTTAAGACTATTTGCTGCTGAGTTCATTTACTCTTTCTTTTTGGTCCAGCTGCTAATCCTGTGTTGTACCATGCTAAATATAGAGATGGGATTGTTTTGATGGTGCACTCGCCTCAGAAGAAtaattatataatacatatatttCTGTTGCGGTAAATGTGACAATAGGGAAGCCTAGCTAGCATAGGTaagaatttttttctttgtttgttttgaaagGCAATCAAAAAAGAATATTTTCGTTAACATATTTCCCCTGAAATGTCTGTCTAGGTGGCAGTACCCATTTATAAGAGGCCGTGATCCTTTTGAGTCTAGATCAAAACAGATTTATTCGTCATGCCCCTGCAGATGAATACAATAGATCCCAGCTTTTTCTAGACTCCTTTAATATAAAACCTGGGCGCCAGAGATTAGCAAGAGCCAACCCTCTTCCTAAACTGGGATTTTTCCTTGAAGACATCATCCATTATATTGAAGATAAAATTAATCTATTCTATCTAGCCAACTATCTTTACCACTTggcaaataatttaaattattatctTATTCAGGGCCGATCCCCTTCATCGCAATATAGAGAAACTGTCTTTGGCCGACTTcatatataaaagaaataaaaggcaCATATAAATATGATTTAAATCATTCAAGTTTAGATAGaaggaaaaagaattagaaatagCAGAAAATAGTATGAGAAGGCAGTTATCTCATTATTTAGCAGCAATCCCATTATTTAATAAGTCGGCGATTAATAGAAGCAGCATTATATTAGACAGCAATTCCATTTGCGAAGGACCAATGATTAATATAAAGGAAACCACACTCTTATTATGCTAAAAGCAATCAAGACACTTAAAGCAGCGTTGGTTTAGGTTATGAAGAGGCATTACTAAGAAAGGTTGTGACCCTCTCCTTAGGACAGTAACTTCCAAGAGTTGTCTCTCGTCAAGAGACATGAAGATATAAAGGTAAAGAACCATGATGGGAGAAGGCATGAAGGAAGGGAATTCAATAAGTATCGATTAAGGAGATCTGATCTGAGTAAATGATATTCAGGCCATACAGCCAGATAAGCAATCTACAAGTAATTTGGTATGAGATATGGTATATTGTGCACTAGTTATTATATGGATATCTTTTAGACATTGATCCTAATAAGATTAATATGGCATTATATTCCTTTAAATGTATAAATTAGGTATATATTTATCCCATAATCAATCAGATGTAAAGTTGGAGGAAATAAGCTAAGGAGATGCAGTTTACTGGTTCCCTTGAACTAAGTAgaccaccccaagggatggaacttgTCATACTGGGACATTCCTGCCACTTGTGGGCCGAGGGGCGAGTTGTCATAGTTGGATGCCACGCAATCTCAGGCTTAGTTGGGCTGTGCAGTTTATTGGCATCCTTTCGAGTTTTCCTACCAAACTAAACTATGATTGGTTATTGGGTAGTTAGCTCATATGATGTATTTGTTCACTAATCCATGTATTTATTCCTTGATTCTTGAGATTATTAATGATTAAATACGTAGCACATAAAAGGAGGACTCTACTAATGAGAGGATGCTTTGGCATCTAGATGCTCAATGTTGCATTAATAATCGTTGAAGCCACTATTCAAAGAGCCCAAATTAATAATTTCAAATCCATTGAGACAGAAATGATGCTTGAAATTTACATTACATTGCTTGTATTATGTCATCCAATTTTTTTCACAAAGATAGCAAAGGCATTGTTTTTATGGCCTGCAACTTAATGTCTAAAAGGACAATATATTCTGGAGGACCAACCAATTTTGCATATCCATAATCAGACACAAGTTTAGTTTCTCGTGCATCATGGAAGTGACACAGCAATTGCCAATTAAAAAACTGTAATTGTCTTGGGTTTGAATCCCCTTAATAACTTGGAAACATATTTGTCATGGCAGCTCTATTATCTTGGGTTTGAATGCCTTTTGTAACTTGGAAACATATTTGTCATAACAGTTCCATTGTTGTAGTTCCTAAACTACAAAATTGCCTACCACTGACATGCAATGGCAGTGAAAGGAACGCTTTTACTGATGATGGTAATAGTGTACTTTCTCTGAGAGCTGAGGCTGTTTACTGCCATAACCTTTTGTGTTCTACTATATTCCCACTCAAGACTTTCAAATAAAATTATAAAGGTTGTCTTAATAAGAGCCCAGAATTCCAGAACAAGAAATTAATGATACGAAATAAAATTGTAACTGCGATAAAACAAAAGCCTATGAAATGTTTACCACCATATCATAAATTCTTTATAAATTATGTACAATCTGCAAATGACGTCAGCTATAAAACAATAAGCTCTAGTTCGTATAACTTGTTTCACCATGGTTTCAACAGACTTTACTAACTATAGAACAAGTTTCACTATTCAAAAGACAGCTCAATCCCATTGAGATCAGAGCGATGTGGAGGTTCCACCCCGAATTTCAACAGGTGTCCAGTTTCATATGCTGGGCGTAGTTGTGCAATAACTTGTGCATCTAAATatgcatcacatgaaaaacaccataCTGAAAGATCACTGGGAAGCACAAAACAAaaacctttcaatattgttataaaGATAACTCATAAGTAACAAGAGATGCTTCAAGAAAAAAGATACCTCATACCTATAGCTGATTGCCAGACAATGCCCAGTTTTTTCATAATGCTCAAGCATATGGCCATTAATGAAACGGCTGCATAGAACCTCTTTACAGCTAAGGCAAATCCAGCTTTCTGCAGGATGGTCACAGCTGAACAACAACAAAGAACAGGAACATGTATATGCATTCACAATTAGCTTCAATTTTGGGACAGGTACGAAGAATGCCAAAATTCCATGGGCTATCAAACCTATCCTTTCCACCTCAGACTAGACTTGCATTCAACAACACTACCATACATTTCATGTGTTTAAAAGCTACCTAATAAAGCATATCTCTCAGGAATCCTGGAGTTCAAACCTCAATCCCAGAGAATAATCATATATCttaagtgcaatgatttatagtcCATTGTAGTTTATGCTACTAGAATTCCCCATGTTTGCACATGGTACGTATAATAAGGTAGATTCACATAGTTTGGTTGATTCTCAAACATTGGTTCAGCCAAAGTGCGTTGTTTTATAGTCCATTATACTGCTAGAATTCCCCATGTTTGCACGTGGTACCTATGATAAGGTAGATTCACATAATTTGGATGATTCTCAAACAATGGTTCATGAGGCCGAAACTAAAAAGAAAGAAAGCCCTTGTGGTATGCCAAATTATCTGGCAGGTTTGGATGTGACCTAAAAAGCaacttttacctttgcctttgtaagGTAATAGCAACATATAATTACGATGAATTTTAATGGGCTGTCTCAGCTAATGACAATTTTTCAGAGATGATAACAAAAATGCTTAGATACATGGAAAGAGTCATACACTAGATGCAAACCTTATAATAACGGGAGAGTACCTATAGCCTATAGGTATGTCTTAGATTCTACTGGATCTAACTCCACCATACACACTTTATTTGAGATAATTGCAAAAAAACGCATAGAGGCAAGGAACAGTTCAAAGCCTAGTGGCAGAAAACACAATAAGTGAAGTGTTATTTTACATATGATAACGATGAATTCTACGGGACTGTCTCAAACAGGGAACCTTCAGATGACTGTTGAACCAATAGTTGGCCTCGGGGAAGTATACCAAATTTGTTGTTTCcctaccttttccttttctttatccagTATATTAATGAGACCAAAAGTAAACAGTCAAACAAATCATGCAATATCACCATTTAATAATGAAATGAATACTGAACCACTACATCAATGAATGTGAATCCTGATCCATGCTAATCCCTAATAAAAATCTGATTTAAATACCAACATGGTAAATTGGAAACCTCTAATAGAATAATTGTGCAAATGACCTAATGTTATAAACACCCAAGGTCGAAAGGATTTCACATAAGGTTAACGAGGGGATCAGAGAGTTAAGAAAACATGAGTACAGCAAGAGAATGGCCATAGTTTTTGGGCACATAAATGAATTCAGTGCCCAAGATTGTTCCAAGTAAAGAGGACATGTCCCTACTATGTGATAATGGAAAGTGAGCAACACTTAATAGAGGTTTTGAATGTTTTCAAGCGACTGGTAAACCCATAATAAGGCTAAGATTATTTTAAGGATCTCGGCGAAGCCAGATGCCGTTTGGCATGTAATAACCCCTTGTAAAAACCTAAACAGGGATTTCTCTCAATCCTACAAGTAAGCTGGGCAATGTAATATTCGACAGCAAGAATTGCCCTGGATTCATGGACACATGGCATCACGTTCAAAGGTATCCTAATGCTCATGTTTAATCTATCGTTTACTCCAAGAGCCGTTTGTGGTTGGGAGATAGAAGCGTCTAAGAAAGGAGAATGCTAAGAAGTATCCCCAAGAAATGTAAAGGGAACAATCCTACAGACAATATTTCAGTAGAGAAATTGCATGGATATGAGAATACAGCTAACAGGGATGAGAATGTGTCCCAGAGAACATATTTCCCCTTCATACAGCAAATTAATGGACTCTGTTTCAAAATCTAACATTTAAAATGAAAAATATGTGTAAACCCACCTTAGGTggattaaatacaaaaaaaaaattatatatcaatTAGGTAAGTGAAAACAGATGACCGCCATAGAAAAAATCAAGTGAAGACAATTCCATAAAACTACAGAGCGAGGGTATTGAAATTTGTATCAGTTCTAAATCATTTACTAAAATACTTCTTTAAAATCATTCTTTTGGTAGAACCCAATTGTTAAATGTTATATATAGGCTTGATTACCTGTTGCAAGGAGTGTCAAGGGCTGGTATATGGCGAAGATCAGAAT contains:
- the LOC131072704 gene encoding uncharacterized protein LOC131072704, with the protein product MAASSSSFSSDAHEESAYGSVSGWVEARTHCPHLQVLNSDLRHIPALDTPCNSCDHPAESWICLSCKEVLCSRFINGHMLEHYEKTGHCLAISYSDLSVWCFSCDAYLDAQVIAQLRPAYETGHLLKFGVEPPHRSDLNGIELSFE